DNA from Bradyrhizobium diazoefficiens USDA 110:
CGCATCCGGGCGTGATACGGATCGATACGCATGCCGCGTCGGTGTTTCTCGACGGCGGCCGCGCGCTGAAGATCAAGCGGGCTGTCCGGTTTCCGTTCCTCGACTATTCGACGCTCGAGAAACGCAAGGCGGCCTGCGAGGAGGAGATCAGGATCAACCGGCCGCTGGCGCCGCAGATCTATCACCGCGTCGTGGCGATCACCGAGGAGCCGGACGGATCGCTGCAGGTCGACGGCCGCGGCCGGCCGGTCGAGTATGCGGTCGACATGTCCCGCTTCGACGAAACCCGGACGCTGGATCATCTGGCGAAGGCCGGCCCGCTGGATGCGAACCTCGCTTCGGCTGCCGCTGATGCCATCGTGGCGTCGCACGCGATGGCACCTCGCGCCGACGGCACGGCATGGGTTGCCTCCATCCCCGGCCTCGTCGATGGAAACGGCGACGGCTTGCGGAAGGGCAACCATCTCGAAGCCGAAGAGATCGAGCAACTCGGCGAAGCCTCGTACACGATATTGCAGCGCCTGCGGCCGCTGCTCGAAGAACGCGGCCGTCAGGGATACGTGCGCCGCTGCCACGGCGACCTGCATCTTGCGAATATCGTTGCGATCGACGACCAGCCGGTGCTGTTCGACGCGATCGAGTTCGATGCGAGAATCGCAACTGTCGACGTGCTCTACGACCTCGCGTTCACGCTGATGGACCTGCTGCACCACGGTCAACCGCTCGCAGCCAATATCGTCCTGAACCGGTATCTCGCCGCAACGCCGCCCGAAAACCTCGATGCGCTCTCGGTCCTGCCGCTGTTCATGTCCATTCGCGCGGCAATCCGCGCCCAGGTGGCGCTGGCGCGGCTGACGCGGCCCGATGCCGACCGGACAGGAATTCTTCACGAGGCGCACCGCTACTTCGATCTCGCCCGGGCTCTGATCCACCCGCCCACCCCGCGCCTGATTGCAGTCGGCGGACTATCGGGCACCGGCAAGTCCGCCCTCGCCCGCGCGCTGGCACCCAACGTCGCGCCGCAACCGGGAGCCGTCGTGCTGCGCAGCGACATCATTCGCAAGCAGCTGTTTCAGGTGGAACACACCCACCGGCTGCCGCCGTCCACGTACCGGCCCGAGGTCACGGCACGCGTCTACGAGGTCCTGGTGCAGAGCGCCCGACAGGTGCTGGCGCAAGGCCATTCCGCAATCGTCGATGCCGTCTTTGCAAGCGAATCCGAACGGGAGCAACTGGCCGCCATGGCCCGCCAATGCAACGTGCCGCTGAGCGGACTATTCCTCGTCGCCGACCTCGCGACCCGTCAGGCGCGCATCGGCGGCCGCCACGGGGATGCCTCCGACGCCACGCAAGAGGTTGCTGCGCAGCAAGAGCACTATAATATCGGCCATGTCGATTGGGCGACCATCGATGCATCCGGGACACAAGAGCAGACGCTCCAGCGCTGCCGGGACGCAATCGCAGGGCAAAATAAGGCAATCTGATTGACGCGGGCAAGGATGTCGCAACCCACCACGAGTTCGACCGCGACCGCGCGCGCCAAGCCGGCGACGCGGCGCAATGCCCTGCCCGGCCGCCTCAGCCCCGGCATGGCCTGCGATACGGCATTCCGGATCATCGCCCGCCGCCACCTCGGTGCGGTCCTTGCCCAGCACGACGGCACTTGCCGCGGCGATCCCGACGCGCTGCACCAGATCCGCATCGCACTGACGCATCTGCGCACCGCCATCCGCTTCTTCTCGCCCATGGTGGACGACACGCTGCGGCCGAACGTCTGGGCCGAGCTGAAATGGCTCAACAGCCAGCTCGGCCTGGTGCGGGATCTCGACGTGGCGATCGAGCGGGTCGTCGCCGAGAGTGGCGACGAGCTCGCCGTGATCGCCGAGCTCCAGCACTGGGACGAGAAGCGCGCCGAGAGCCACCGCCTGCTCGCGCGCGCGCTGCAATCCGCGCGCTACAAGCGCCTGGTCGAGCAGACCTCGGCGTGGATCGAGAGCGGGCCCTGGTCGACCCGGCGCAGCAAGGAAGCCGTCAGGTTGCGCCGTTGCTCGCTCGCCGACCACGCGACGGCGCGGCTGACCGAGTGGGAAGAGACGCTGCTCAGGAAGGCCAGGAAGCTGCGCAAGCTCGATGTCGAGAAACGACACAGGTTGCGGCTTCTCAACAAGCGGCTGACCTATTCGATCGAGTCGCTCACGGACCTGTTCGATGACGATTCCCTGGCGAAGCAGAAGTCCATCCTCAAGCAATTGCGCAAGGCACAAAGGTCCCTCGGGCAATTGAACGACGATGCGCGCGGGCAAGCGCTGGCAGCGTCGTTGAACGGCGCCGGCCCCGAGGCCGGCATTCGCTTCCTCGACCGCAAGCGGGAAAAGAGGCTGCTGCGAACCGCCTCTACGGCCTACCGGAAGCTGGATAAGGCCAAGCCCTTCCGCTCGTCAGACCTTGCTCCGAACGCGGAGCCCAAGGATTAGCTGTGGACGTAGTCTCCCGGCGCGTCGGGCAGACCGTCAGCACCCCCGACACCGATCGACGGTGGATCACAGGGCTCACCTGAGCGCGCCGCCAGCCATTGGGCCCATTCCGGCCACCACGATCCCTCAACACGCGGCGCCAACTTCAGCCACTCGTCCGGGCCGACATACGGCGCATCCGCGGCCTTGGTCATGACCTGATAGGTGTGCCAGGGCTCGTCGGGAGGCGCGACGACGCCGGCATTATGGCCGCCGTTGGTCAACAGGAAGGTTACGTCGGCATCAGCCTGATAGTGGATCTTGTAGACGGATCGCCACGGCGCCACGTGGTCGGCGAGCGTGCCCACCACGAACATCGGCGCGTGAATGTCGGAGAGCGAGACGCTCCTGCCCTCGACGCGATAGCGGCCTTCGGCCAGATCGTTGTCGAGGAACAGCTTGCGCAAATACTCCGAGTGCATGCGATAGGGCAGCCGCGTGGCATCGGCGTTCCAGGCCATCAGATCGCTCGGCTGCGAACTCTCGCCCATCAGATAGTCACGCGACAGCCGCGACCAGATCAGCTCGTTGGAGCGCAGCAGCTGGAACGCACCGGCCATCTGTGTCGTGTCGAGATAGCCGCGCTGCCACATCATGTCTTCGAGGAAGGCGACCTGGCTCTCGTTGATGAAGAGCGTCAATTCGCCGGCCTCGGTGAAGTCGGTCTGGCCGGCAAGGAGCGTGATGGTGCCGAGACGGCCATCGCCGTCGCGCG
Protein-coding regions in this window:
- a CDS encoding CHAD domain-containing protein, with the protein product MSQPTTSSTATARAKPATRRNALPGRLSPGMACDTAFRIIARRHLGAVLAQHDGTCRGDPDALHQIRIALTHLRTAIRFFSPMVDDTLRPNVWAELKWLNSQLGLVRDLDVAIERVVAESGDELAVIAELQHWDEKRAESHRLLARALQSARYKRLVEQTSAWIESGPWSTRRSKEAVRLRRCSLADHATARLTEWEETLLRKARKLRKLDVEKRHRLRLLNKRLTYSIESLTDLFDDDSLAKQKSILKQLRKAQRSLGQLNDDARGQALAASLNGAGPEAGIRFLDRKREKRLLRTASTAYRKLDKAKPFRSSDLAPNAEPKD
- a CDS encoding AAA family ATPase, whose translation is MTDETAAQERIFTALCAHPGVIRIDTHAASVFLDGGRALKIKRAVRFPFLDYSTLEKRKAACEEEIRINRPLAPQIYHRVVAITEEPDGSLQVDGRGRPVEYAVDMSRFDETRTLDHLAKAGPLDANLASAAADAIVASHAMAPRADGTAWVASIPGLVDGNGDGLRKGNHLEAEEIEQLGEASYTILQRLRPLLEERGRQGYVRRCHGDLHLANIVAIDDQPVLFDAIEFDARIATVDVLYDLAFTLMDLLHHGQPLAANIVLNRYLAATPPENLDALSVLPLFMSIRAAIRAQVALARLTRPDADRTGILHEAHRYFDLARALIHPPTPRLIAVGGLSGTGKSALARALAPNVAPQPGAVVLRSDIIRKQLFQVEHTHRLPPSTYRPEVTARVYEVLVQSARQVLAQGHSAIVDAVFASESEREQLAAMARQCNVPLSGLFLVADLATRQARIGGRHGDASDATQEVAAQQEHYNIGHVDWATIDASGTQEQTLQRCRDAIAGQNKAI